The Rhododendron vialii isolate Sample 1 chromosome 8a, ASM3025357v1 genome has a window encoding:
- the LOC131299282 gene encoding small ribosomal subunit protein uS8my-like, which produces MGRRILNNALSTIANAEKRGFATAQLKPISNVMAAFLNIMKYRGYIKDFQVHDPHRVGKITVELQGRIKDCRALMYRQDIKAQDIEKYRFNKLPTHQWGYVVITTPNGVLDHEEAIRQNVGGQVLGYFY; this is translated from the exons ATGGGAAGGAGGATACTGAACAACGCGTTGAGCACGATTGCGAACGCCGAGAAGAGAGGGTTTGCCACTGCTCAACTCAAACCCATTTCCAACGTCATGGCCGCTTTCCTCAACATTATGAAATACCGAG GTTACATTAAAGATTTCCAAGTACATGATCCTCACCGAGTTGGGAAGATAACTGTGGAACTGCAAGGAAGGATCAAGGATTGCCGGGCTCTCATGTATAGGCAGGACATTAAGGCCCAAGATATTGAGAAGTACAGATTCAATAAGCTTCCAACACATCAG TGGGGCTATGTCGTGATTACAACACCAAATGGAGTTTTGGATCATGAAGAGGCAATCCGACAAAATGTGGGTGGTCAGGTTTTGGGGTAtttctattga